The proteins below are encoded in one region of Cherax quadricarinatus isolate ZL_2023a chromosome 29, ASM3850222v1, whole genome shotgun sequence:
- the LOC138853387 gene encoding uncharacterized protein, translated as NITTTSPTSNITTASPTSNITTTSPTSNITTTSPTSNITTASPTSNITTASPTSNITTASPTSNITTASPTSNITTTSPTSNITTTSPTSNITTTSPTSHTTASPTSNITTASPTSNITTTSPTSNITTASPTSNITTASPTSNITTASPTSNITTTSPTSNITTASPTSNITTASPTSNITTASPTSNITTTSPTSNITTASPTSNITTASPTSNITTTSPTSNITTASPTSNITTASPTSNITTASPTSNITTTSPTSNITTASPTSNITTASPTSNITTASPTSNITTASPTSNITTTSPTSNITTASPTSNITTASPTSNITTASPTSNITTTSPTSNITTASPTSNITTASPTSNITTTSPTSNITTASPTSNITTTSPTSNITTTSPTSNITTTSPTSNITTTSPTSNITTASPTSNITTTSPTSNITTTSPTSNITTTSPTSNITASPTSKITTTTIT; from the exons aacatcaccaccacctctcccacctcaAACATCACCACCGCCTCTCCCAcctcaaacatcaccaccacctctcccacctcaaacatcaccaccacctctcccacctcaAACATCACCACCGCCTCTCCCACCTCAAACATCACCACCGCCTCTCCCACCTCAAACATCACCACCGCCTCTCCCACCTCAAACATCACCACCGCCTCTCCCAcctcaaacatcaccaccacctctcccacctcaaacatcaccaccacctctcccacctcaaacatcaccaccacctctcccacttcacacaccacCGCCTCTCCTACGTCAAACATCACCACCGCCTCTCCTAcgtcaaacatcaccaccacctctcctacgTCAAACATCACCACCGCCTCTCCTACGTCAAACATCACCACCGCCTCTCCTACGTCAAACATCACCACCGCCTCTCCCActtcaaacatcaccaccacctctcctacgTCAAACATCACCACCGCCTCTCCTACGTCAAACATCACCACCGCCTCTCCCACTTCAAACATCACCACCGCCTCCCCCActtcaaacatcaccaccacctctcctacgTCAAACATCACCACCGCCTCTCCTACGTCAAACATCACCACCGCCTCTCCCActtcaaacatcaccaccacctctcctacgTCAAACATCACCACCGCCTCTCCTACGTCAAACATCACCACCGCCTCTCCTACGTCAAACATCACCACCGCCTCTCCCActtcaaacatcaccaccacctctcccacttcaaacatcaccactgcctctcccactTCAAACATCACCACCGCCTCTCCCACTTCAAACATCACCACCGCCTCTCCTACGTCAAACATCACCACCGCCTCTCCCActtcaaacatcaccaccacctctcctacgTCAAACATCACCACCGCCTCTCCTACGTCAAACATCACCACCGCCTCTCCCACTTCAAACATCACCACCGCCTCTCCCActtcaaacatcaccaccacctctcctacgTCAAACATCACCACCGCCTCTCCTACGTCAAACATCACCACCGCCTCTCCTACGTCAAAC atcaccaccacctctcccacttCAAACATCACCACCGCCTCTCCCActtcaaacatcaccaccacctctcctacttcaaacatcaccaccacctctcccacttcaaacatcaccaccacctctcccacttcaaacatcaccaccacctctcccacttCAAACATCACCACCGCCTCTCCTAcgtcaaacatcaccaccacctctcccacttcaaacatcaccaccacctctcccacttcaaacatcaccaccacctctcccacttCAAACATCACCGCCTCTCCTACGTCAAAaatcacaacaaccactatcacttaA